One window of the Helicoverpa zea isolate HzStark_Cry1AcR chromosome 7, ilHelZeax1.1, whole genome shotgun sequence genome contains the following:
- the LOC124631886 gene encoding signal recognition particle 19 kDa protein, which yields MAAMISSWNPEKKHSDVERWICIYPAYLNSKKTLAQGRKLSKSYCVENPTHQEIRDVLVAAGLRVGVENKLYPREPSKEILYRGRIRVQLKNDDGTPVKPDLPTREAVMKHIGESIPKLKTRQNRPADQPQQAAQTSKSKGKKGRR from the exons ATGGCTGCTATGATAAGCTCTTGGAATCCAGAGAAGAAGCACAGCGACGTGGAAAG ATGGATATGTATTTACCCTGCATACTTGAATAGCAAGAAGACGCTAGCTCAGGGCCGTAAGCTATCCAAATCATACTGTGTGGAGAATCCTACTCATCAGGAGATCAGAGATGTTTTGGTAGCAGCTGGCTTGAGAGTGGGGGTTGAGAACAAGCTGTATCCTAGGGAACCCAGTAAG GAAATATTATACAGAGGTAGAATCAGAGTACAGTTAAAAAATGATGATGGAACTCCTGTCAAACCAGACCTTCCAACGCGTGAGGCTGTCATGAAGCATATCGGTGAATCAATACCTAAACTGAAGACAAGACAAAACAG ACCTGCTGATCAACCTCAACAAGCAGCCCAAACAAGCAAGAGCAAGGGGAAAAAAGGACGccgttaa